In Nitrosopumilus sp., one DNA window encodes the following:
- a CDS encoding AAA family ATPase, with protein sequence MITSIELGDFLAHSNTKLEFENGVTVFVGDNGAGKSSIIDAITFALFGQHTRKSNKSLIKRGANQGFSKIGFSINGKQYEAVRKIDSKGSLAATFSEILGDERMEIAAGERKQFGESMTQEIEKTIGLDFEKLKIASIVQQGELNTIINSKPKEFKELLNAIIGIDKLDVASESMKLVNKVFREKIRGDLGYDDTHIEILVRNLEQNKKEIQERIPEKNKLELEQKRLQNEVNELRKKIETESPKIDKINQLELRKKELASYAKEAIQEIQHEINENERKIHDCEGCFEHANLKTDLESKIEKIEQAIEDTVKKIQEYGNQIASLKEKQLLASKLHLKDNKCPVCDSNVEKLNPLFQEEHIKQEIITIQEKINSIEKDKTLYVQKRKEFSEKLQNARDAEATLRAYSISNKEELMKIQRDIEIKKQKIPSSEGSLLEISQIDSHAKMIFENISKMEIEISGFNEQEFLNLKKTVDEKQMQLSQIDQLIGAISEKISKGEDQIKIIQNTISELKIVKEYITNLDEIQTNIFSRDGPVATSLRSWALNTISAKSSEYLTLLNTKIQRISLSEKTRDISITCYAKNETLELESLSGGEKVSVALALRLGMASLLGASNLNLMILDEPTTHLDAERKKLLVGVLSQLSNVSNVESQMQFLIITHDTEIFEDSTVEQIYKFESTEQGSKAIAI encoded by the coding sequence ATGATCACATCAATAGAGTTAGGAGATTTTCTTGCACACTCAAATACAAAATTAGAATTTGAAAACGGAGTTACAGTTTTTGTTGGAGATAATGGTGCAGGAAAATCTAGCATTATAGATGCAATTACATTTGCATTGTTTGGACAACATACTAGAAAATCAAATAAAAGTTTGATTAAACGAGGGGCAAATCAAGGATTTTCAAAAATAGGATTTTCAATAAATGGAAAACAATACGAGGCGGTTAGAAAAATAGATAGCAAGGGAAGTCTTGCTGCAACATTTTCAGAAATATTAGGAGATGAACGAATGGAAATTGCTGCAGGTGAAAGAAAACAATTTGGTGAGTCGATGACACAAGAGATAGAAAAAACTATTGGTTTGGATTTTGAAAAATTAAAAATAGCATCAATTGTACAACAAGGAGAATTAAATACAATTATCAATTCAAAACCAAAAGAATTCAAAGAGTTACTCAATGCAATAATAGGAATTGATAAACTTGATGTAGCATCAGAATCAATGAAATTAGTAAATAAAGTATTTCGTGAAAAAATAAGAGGTGATCTTGGATATGACGATACACATATAGAAATACTAGTACGAAATTTAGAACAAAATAAAAAAGAAATTCAAGAAAGAATACCTGAAAAAAATAAATTAGAATTAGAACAAAAAAGATTACAAAATGAAGTTAATGAATTAAGAAAAAAAATAGAAACAGAATCTCCAAAAATTGACAAAATTAATCAGCTAGAATTAAGAAAAAAAGAATTAGCATCATATGCAAAAGAGGCAATCCAGGAAATTCAACATGAAATCAATGAAAATGAGCGTAAGATACATGATTGTGAAGGATGTTTTGAGCATGCAAATCTAAAAACAGACTTGGAATCTAAAATAGAAAAAATAGAACAGGCAATTGAGGATACCGTAAAGAAAATTCAGGAATACGGTAACCAAATAGCATCATTAAAGGAAAAACAGTTGCTGGCATCCAAACTTCACCTAAAAGATAACAAATGTCCAGTTTGTGATTCAAATGTAGAAAAATTAAATCCGCTATTTCAAGAAGAACACATCAAACAAGAAATTATCACAATACAAGAAAAAATTAATTCAATAGAAAAAGATAAGACATTGTACGTACAAAAAAGAAAAGAATTTTCAGAAAAATTACAAAATGCTAGAGATGCAGAAGCAACACTTAGGGCTTATTCAATTAGCAATAAAGAAGAATTAATGAAGATTCAGAGAGACATAGAAATTAAAAAACAGAAAATTCCCTCATCAGAAGGAAGCTTACTAGAAATATCTCAAATTGATTCTCATGCAAAAATGATATTTGAAAATATTTCAAAGATGGAAATTGAAATCAGTGGATTCAATGAACAAGAATTTTTGAATCTCAAAAAAACAGTTGATGAAAAACAAATGCAATTATCTCAAATTGATCAGTTAATTGGCGCAATTTCCGAAAAAATTTCTAAAGGTGAAGATCAGATCAAAATAATTCAAAATACAATTTCAGAACTAAAAATTGTGAAAGAATACATAACAAACCTAGATGAGATTCAGACAAATATTTTTAGCAGAGATGGACCTGTTGCAACAAGTCTAAGATCATGGGCATTAAATACAATATCTGCCAAATCTTCAGAGTACCTCACACTGCTTAATACAAAAATTCAAAGAATTTCATTATCAGAAAAAACTAGAGACATATCCATTACATGTTATGCAAAAAATGAGACATTAGAGTTAGAATCACTTAGTGGTGGGGAGAAAGTAAGTGTTGCATTGGCATTACGATTAGGTATGGCCAGTCTTCTAGGTGCATCAAATCTGAATTTAATGATTCTTGACGAGCCTACAACTCATCTAGATGCTGAAAGAAAAAAATTACTAGTAGGGGTTTTATCACAATTATCAAATGTTTCAAATGTGGAATCACAAATGCAATTTCTAATAATCACACATGACACAGAAATCTTCGAAGATTCAACAGTAGAGCAAATTTACAAATTTGAATCTACAGAACAAGGTAGTAAAGCTATAGCAATCTAA
- a CDS encoding exonuclease SbcCD subunit D produces the protein MLFSHISDTHLGLVQYGSEERMQDVYDVFNQAIDISIKDHVNFVIFAGDIFHVPNPNGTAIVQMANGLKRLKENNIDSFFILGEHDISRIRTTPIPYVYHNLGFSKYIGQGNPFEYKGSLIVGLDKIRKAEISQYEDKFKNIDKIAQNHSGHKILVLHQGITEFNKFAGELQSTDLPKNFTYYAMGHLHDKDIKEFNHLNGPIAYPGSIESTTSEGIKETKKGFFQVDISSKEAKTNWVELDIRPQFSFKTKYEELVKTIDDISEKISNTTKKPIVEIKIQGDSIETEHIQIQIARLNSLVLRCFWRINTKQVSDSSVFLDRPSVIDDEMYRLSVDALGSEQSANFAIKELLPILATGEIKEASQIIFENFEKFKKEKNL, from the coding sequence ATGTTATTTTCTCATATTTCAGATACACATTTGGGTTTAGTACAATATGGCTCAGAGGAACGAATGCAAGATGTGTATGATGTATTCAATCAAGCAATAGACATATCAATAAAGGATCATGTGAATTTTGTAATATTTGCAGGGGATATTTTTCATGTACCTAACCCAAATGGTACTGCAATTGTACAAATGGCAAATGGATTAAAGCGGTTAAAAGAAAATAATATTGATTCATTTTTTATTTTGGGTGAACATGACATCAGTAGAATAAGAACAACTCCAATTCCATATGTTTATCACAATCTAGGATTTTCAAAATATATAGGTCAAGGAAATCCATTTGAATACAAGGGTTCGCTGATTGTAGGACTTGATAAAATTAGAAAAGCAGAAATTTCACAATATGAGGATAAATTTAAAAATATAGATAAAATTGCACAGAACCATTCAGGACACAAGATTCTAGTTTTGCATCAAGGAATTACAGAGTTCAACAAATTTGCAGGAGAACTGCAATCAACAGACTTGCCTAAAAATTTCACATATTATGCAATGGGACATCTTCATGATAAAGATATCAAAGAGTTTAATCATCTTAACGGACCAATAGCATACCCTGGATCAATAGAGTCAACTACTAGTGAGGGAATCAAAGAAACAAAGAAAGGTTTTTTCCAAGTTGACATTTCTTCTAAAGAGGCAAAAACAAATTGGGTTGAGCTTGATATAAGACCACAGTTTTCATTTAAAACCAAATATGAAGAATTAGTAAAAACTATCGATGATATTTCAGAAAAAATTTCTAACACTACAAAAAAGCCAATAGTGGAGATAAAAATTCAAGGAGACAGTATAGAAACAGAACATATTCAGATACAAATTGCAAGGTTGAATTCGCTTGTTCTTAGATGTTTTTGGAGAATCAACACAAAACAAGTTTCAGATTCATCAGTATTCTTAGACAGACCAAGTGTAATTGACGATGAAATGTACAGATTATCAGTTGATGCTCTAGGTTCTGAACAATCAGCAAATTTTGCAATAAAAGAATTACTTCCAATCTTAGCAACAGGTGAAATCAAAGAAGCTTCACAAATAATTTTTGAAAATTTTGAAAAATTCAAAAAGGAGAAAAATTTATGA
- a CDS encoding ATP-binding protein, translating to MSLGYVIGESKPTFVTAITSRALSVGEYIKINTDEGEVLGLVERSSVSSAAFTDVRNFDEAEESIEIAELNKRDKTFTAHIGVLGFLESLRRGQSTIPAIPPIPGAEITLPNKQDLEEIFSPKKEGWVKIGSLLRNKTIDAKVNLDKIVSRHLGILAMTGMGKSNLVSLVTKQISKLNGTIVIFDYHNDYTSLNIPRINIIDAKINPRLLDADQFSEVLEIRDGANVQQRVLRMAFTKQVRESKEFWIKLENEVDFIVNSEDKKIKEIRTSAYRVQDIIEEAQRRFEDILDPNMGDPISFIKEGRTNILNISELSEKQANVAVAFYLQQLLKDRKDASIAKHGKAKRERAYRFNSPIFVIIEEAHVFIPKEHDTSAKYWAAKIAREGRKFGLGLGIVSQRPRSVDLNILSQMGSFAIMKIIQEDDQRQIASATESTSRELIAQLTSLNVGDAILVGQWTNLPSLVHVEEVKEKIMGADQSAVNAWARANRMNEVAVESTQGLVQKDLLLD from the coding sequence TTGAGTTTAGGTTATGTCATAGGGGAATCAAAACCCACATTTGTCACGGCAATAACATCAAGAGCTCTTTCAGTAGGAGAATACATCAAAATTAATACAGACGAAGGTGAAGTTCTCGGATTAGTCGAGAGATCCTCAGTATCAAGTGCCGCATTTACAGATGTTAGGAATTTTGATGAAGCTGAAGAAAGTATAGAGATTGCAGAATTAAACAAGAGAGACAAGACATTCACTGCACATATTGGAGTTTTAGGATTTTTAGAGAGTTTAAGAAGAGGTCAATCAACAATTCCAGCAATCCCACCAATTCCAGGCGCAGAAATTACTTTACCAAATAAACAAGACCTAGAAGAAATCTTCAGTCCAAAAAAAGAAGGATGGGTAAAAATTGGAAGTCTTTTACGAAACAAAACAATTGATGCAAAAGTGAATTTAGATAAAATTGTTTCAAGACATTTAGGAATATTAGCAATGACGGGAATGGGGAAAAGTAATCTAGTTTCATTAGTTACAAAACAGATTTCAAAATTAAACGGTACCATAGTAATTTTTGATTATCATAACGACTATACATCTCTCAACATCCCTCGGATCAACATAATTGATGCAAAGATAAATCCACGACTATTAGATGCAGATCAATTCTCAGAGGTTTTAGAAATAAGAGATGGTGCCAATGTCCAACAACGTGTTTTAAGAATGGCATTTACAAAACAAGTTAGAGAATCAAAAGAATTTTGGATTAAATTAGAAAATGAAGTAGATTTTATAGTAAATTCAGAAGATAAAAAAATAAAAGAAATTAGAACATCTGCGTATAGAGTTCAAGATATTATAGAAGAAGCCCAAAGAAGATTTGAAGATATTTTAGATCCTAACATGGGGGATCCAATTAGTTTTATAAAAGAAGGCAGGACAAATATTCTCAATATTTCAGAGCTTTCAGAAAAACAGGCTAATGTTGCAGTTGCATTTTACTTGCAACAATTACTCAAAGACAGAAAAGATGCAAGTATTGCAAAACATGGAAAGGCAAAGAGAGAAAGAGCGTATAGATTCAATTCACCAATTTTTGTAATTATAGAAGAAGCACATGTATTCATTCCAAAAGAACACGATACCAGTGCAAAATATTGGGCTGCAAAAATTGCAAGAGAGGGAAGAAAGTTTGGGTTAGGCCTAGGAATTGTGTCACAAAGACCACGAAGCGTTGATCTAAACATATTAAGTCAGATGGGTTCTTTTGCAATTATGAAGATCATTCAGGAGGATGATCAGCGCCAAATAGCCTCAGCAACAGAATCAACTAGCCGGGAATTAATCGCCCAATTAACATCACTCAATGTTGGAGATGCGATTCTTGTCGGGCAATGGACAAATCTTCCATCGCTAGTGCATGTGGAAGAAGTAAAGGAGAAAATAATGGGAGCAGATCAAAGTGCAGTCAATGCATGGGCAAGGGCAAACAGAATGAATGAAGTTGCAGTGGAATCAACACAGGGACTTGTTCAAAAAGACTTGTTATTAGACTAA
- a CDS encoding DNA double-strand break repair nuclease NurA, whose product MLNTVYKDAIINREKILSILRGPKFEQILQKARENWIEFTPIKEEVSMAGIDSSFNNTKFQGIELWATTAVSIKSDGEVLVDLHDSGLGSDTDLSRIASKMEIDACEQTVDKVDLVLMDGSLHSQFMTRQSSLDTLIVKTMKKRNNVIFIAKTSNTKKQFESLGSLAGDIFYYNHITKGPGFSKIFVEKKYGSNKVISSTFVRLSDSTPIIKLELLGNDHDEIEIKSLLNKLYKTSIGGYPYALKLAHNNCKISDKELAKMVSLLGLSNEIGSREVLG is encoded by the coding sequence GTGCTAAATACAGTTTACAAGGATGCAATTATCAACAGAGAGAAGATACTATCTATTTTAAGGGGACCAAAATTTGAACAAATTTTACAAAAAGCAAGAGAAAACTGGATAGAATTTACGCCTATAAAAGAAGAAGTATCAATGGCAGGCATAGATAGTAGTTTTAACAATACTAAATTTCAAGGAATTGAGCTTTGGGCAACTACTGCAGTTTCGATCAAATCAGATGGTGAAGTACTAGTGGATCTGCATGATTCAGGTCTGGGTTCAGATACAGATCTTTCAAGAATCGCAAGTAAGATGGAGATTGATGCATGTGAACAGACAGTGGATAAAGTAGACTTGGTTTTAATGGATGGCTCACTTCATTCTCAATTTATGACAAGACAATCATCACTAGATACACTAATTGTTAAAACAATGAAGAAGCGAAATAATGTAATATTTATTGCAAAGACATCAAATACAAAGAAACAATTTGAAAGTCTAGGTTCTCTGGCAGGGGATATTTTTTATTACAATCATATAACAAAAGGTCCAGGGTTTAGCAAAATATTTGTAGAAAAAAAATATGGTTCGAACAAAGTAATATCATCAACATTTGTTAGACTTAGTGACTCCACACCTATAATCAAGTTAGAATTATTAGGAAATGATCATGATGAAATAGAGATCAAATCATTATTGAACAAATTGTATAAGACCAGTATAGGTGGATATCCTTATGCATTAAAGCTTGCTCATAATAACTGTAAAATATCAGATAAGGAACTTGCAAAAATGGTCAGTTTATTAGGATTAAGTAATGAGATAGGTTCACGTGAGGTATTAGGTTGA
- a CDS encoding aspartate dehydrogenase — protein sequence MKRIGLLGCGAIGTQIALAVDSGSIPAILTHVYDNSKDAASMLVSKLNTKPEIVENSHLLSSHPIDIIVEAASQDAVKDVGLSVLQNKRDLMIMSVGALLDESIYDVLSDACSHFKKTIYLPSGAIAGLDGIKSIRHELESVSITTTKHPRSLKGAKFFETSQINLDVIDSPVIVFEGTAKEAVQLFPANINVAALLSLSGIGSEKTNVKVVADPNTDKNTHHIEATGKFGKMTFTIENIPDPNNPKTSRLAILSAIETLRKYCSDDIQIGT from the coding sequence TTGAAAAGAATAGGTTTACTTGGATGTGGTGCAATTGGAACTCAAATTGCACTTGCAGTTGACTCAGGTAGTATACCTGCAATTCTTACTCACGTGTATGACAATTCCAAAGATGCTGCAAGCATGCTAGTTTCAAAACTAAACACTAAACCTGAGATAGTTGAAAACTCACATCTTTTGTCTTCTCATCCTATAGATATTATTGTAGAGGCAGCCTCTCAAGATGCTGTAAAAGATGTTGGATTGAGTGTTTTACAAAATAAGAGAGACTTGATGATAATGAGTGTTGGTGCATTACTTGATGAATCCATATATGATGTTTTGTCTGATGCATGCAGTCATTTCAAAAAAACAATCTATCTTCCATCGGGAGCAATTGCTGGATTGGATGGAATTAAATCCATAAGACATGAATTAGAATCAGTATCGATAACTACAACCAAACATCCTCGTTCCCTTAAAGGTGCAAAATTTTTTGAAACCTCCCAAATTAATCTGGATGTAATTGATTCCCCTGTTATTGTCTTTGAAGGCACTGCAAAAGAAGCTGTCCAATTATTTCCTGCTAATATCAATGTTGCAGCATTATTGTCTTTGTCTGGGATTGGCAGTGAGAAAACAAATGTCAAAGTTGTAGCAGATCCGAACACTGATAAAAATACTCATCACATTGAGGCTACCGGTAAATTCGGAAAGATGACTTTTACCATTGAAAATATCCCTGATCCTAATAATCCAAAAACAAGCAGGTTGGCAATTTTATCTGCAATTGAAACTCTGAGAAAATATTGTTCAGATGACATTCAGATTGGTACCTGA
- the nadA gene encoding quinolinate synthase NadA → MLVQQSSALKDEILRLKKEKDVVILAHNYQIPDVQDIADFTGDSLGLSRQAATVSQKTILFCGVNFMAETAAIISPEKKVLIPDLEAGCSLSDSITVDELRDWKKKHSGAITVGYVNTTAEIKAELDYCCTSSNAVNVVRAIPEDKEILFLPDMFLGSYVAKMTGRKNMHIWAGECHVHAGIRAEDVQEKLNSLKDAEFVIHPECSCTTSMMYDVADGSYDENKVSILSTEGMLNHVHQSKSNNFVVATEIGILYKMRQQNPGKTFIPASDKAECQYMKMITLEKVYDALIHEKNIVTVPKEIADKARLAINRMLEIN, encoded by the coding sequence ATGCTTGTGCAACAATCCTCAGCACTCAAAGATGAAATACTGAGACTGAAAAAAGAAAAAGACGTTGTGATACTAGCTCACAATTACCAAATTCCTGATGTTCAAGATATTGCTGATTTTACTGGTGATTCCTTAGGCCTTTCAAGACAAGCCGCTACCGTTAGCCAAAAAACCATTCTATTTTGTGGTGTAAATTTCATGGCAGAGACTGCCGCAATAATCAGTCCTGAAAAAAAAGTATTGATTCCTGATCTAGAAGCTGGGTGTTCATTATCTGACTCTATTACCGTTGATGAACTAAGAGATTGGAAGAAAAAGCATTCAGGAGCAATTACTGTTGGTTATGTAAATACAACTGCCGAGATTAAAGCAGAACTTGATTATTGCTGTACGTCATCAAATGCAGTAAATGTTGTTAGGGCAATTCCAGAAGATAAAGAAATTTTATTCTTACCTGATATGTTTCTTGGTTCCTATGTTGCAAAGATGACTGGCAGAAAAAACATGCATATTTGGGCAGGTGAATGCCATGTCCATGCAGGAATACGAGCTGAAGATGTTCAAGAAAAATTAAATTCTCTAAAAGATGCTGAATTTGTAATTCATCCCGAATGTAGCTGCACTACGTCAATGATGTATGATGTCGCAGATGGCAGTTATGATGAGAATAAAGTATCAATTCTTTCCACTGAAGGAATGCTTAATCATGTTCATCAATCAAAGTCAAATAATTTTGTTGTTGCAACTGAAATTGGTATACTGTACAAAATGAGGCAACAAAATCCTGGAAAAACATTCATTCCTGCATCTGATAAAGCAGAATGCCAGTACATGAAAATGATCACACTTGAAAAAGTGTATGATGCACTAATTCATGAAAAAAATATAGTTACCGTTCCAAAAGAAATTGCTGACAAGGCACGTTTGGCAATTAATAGAATGCTCGAAATCAATTAG
- the nadC gene encoding carboxylating nicotinate-nucleotide diphosphorylase — protein MLVFNSKRQLLQFLAEDIGKGDITSALLSKKKITARIISRENAIVGGASYAKEIFKLKGCNSIILKKDGSKIKKNEILMTITGDARKILTCERTALNLLTRMSGIATQTNEMVKKIPTKTKVYATRKTAPGLRYFDKEAVEIGGGKKHRLRLDEMVMIKDNHIAVGDSLTSLIKKAKKKYKKFEVEVENTSDAILAAKEGATIIMLDNFTPEQIRKTIQSLKNQKLRNNVMLEASGGINSKNISKYGKTGVDIISVGSITNAVKGIDMSLEI, from the coding sequence ATGTTGGTATTTAATTCAAAAAGACAATTACTACAATTTCTTGCAGAAGATATAGGTAAAGGGGATATTACAAGTGCTCTTTTATCAAAGAAAAAGATAACTGCCAGGATCATCTCAAGAGAAAACGCAATTGTGGGAGGTGCATCTTATGCAAAAGAGATTTTTAAACTAAAGGGATGTAATAGTATCATTTTAAAAAAAGATGGTTCAAAAATAAAGAAAAATGAAATTTTAATGACAATTACAGGGGATGCAAGAAAAATCCTCACATGTGAAAGAACCGCATTAAATTTACTTACAAGAATGAGTGGTATTGCAACTCAGACAAATGAAATGGTTAAAAAGATTCCAACCAAAACAAAAGTGTATGCTACACGAAAGACAGCTCCAGGATTAAGATATTTTGACAAGGAAGCAGTAGAGATAGGAGGAGGTAAAAAACATCGATTAAGACTAGATGAGATGGTGATGATAAAGGACAATCATATTGCAGTAGGAGACTCATTGACATCATTAATTAAAAAAGCAAAGAAAAAATACAAAAAATTTGAAGTTGAAGTTGAGAATACTTCAGATGCAATACTTGCTGCAAAAGAAGGCGCAACAATAATAATGTTAGATAATTTTACTCCAGAACAAATTAGAAAAACAATTCAGAGTCTCAAGAATCAAAAATTACGAAATAATGTAATGCTAGAGGCATCAGGTGGAATTAACTCCAAGAATATCTCAAAATACGGAAAAACGGGAGTAGACATCATTTCAGTTGGCAGTATTACAAATGCAGTCAAAGGAATTGATATGAGTTTAGAGATTTAG
- a CDS encoding transcription elongation factor Spt4 — protein MAREMACRKCKHVTTLKVCPNCKSSDLTPDWTGVVLVVDPTNSEISKTLGITKKGKYAIKVT, from the coding sequence ATGGCACGAGAGATGGCATGCCGCAAATGCAAACATGTAACAACTCTTAAAGTATGTCCAAATTGTAAATCATCTGATTTAACACCAGATTGGACTGGAGTTGTACTTGTAGTTGATCCAACAAATTCTGAAATCTCAAAGACACTTGGAATCACAAAAAAAGGTAAGTACGCTATCAAGGTTACATAG
- a CDS encoding DNA-directed RNA polymerase yields MFSISTLVDVVRIPPSLFGTTLKKAAVNILKEKYESMINADLGYIIMILDAKVDEMGKMIAGDGGTFHKVEFEALTFYPKLQEIVQGEIVDITDFGAFVRIGPTDALLHLSQVMDDYLKSDVKSGMILANQSGRTLKVSSTLRARITAVSLGKAAAMGKIGITCRQPFLGAEDWIKEEIKKAEGGKDEPAKKEKIEAS; encoded by the coding sequence TTGTTTTCTATATCCACCCTAGTTGATGTCGTAAGGATTCCTCCAAGCTTATTTGGAACTACACTCAAAAAGGCTGCAGTAAACATTCTCAAAGAAAAATACGAGAGTATGATTAATGCAGATTTAGGATATATCATCATGATTTTAGATGCCAAAGTTGACGAAATGGGAAAGATGATTGCAGGTGACGGCGGAACATTCCATAAAGTTGAATTTGAGGCATTAACATTTTATCCTAAATTACAAGAAATTGTTCAAGGAGAAATTGTAGACATTACAGATTTTGGTGCATTTGTAAGAATAGGTCCAACTGATGCATTACTTCACTTATCACAAGTGATGGATGATTATCTCAAGAGTGATGTAAAGTCTGGAATGATTTTAGCTAATCAAAGTGGAAGAACACTTAAAGTTAGTTCAACACTTCGGGCAAGAATTACTGCAGTATCATTAGGTAAAGCAGCTGCAATGGGCAAGATTGGAATCACATGCAGACAGCCATTCCTTGGAGCAGAGGATTGGATTAAAGAAGAAATAAAGAAGGCTGAAGGTGGAAAAGATGAACCAGCAAAAAAAGAAAAAATAGAGGCAAGTTAA
- a CDS encoding PEFG-CTERM sorting domain-containing protein, producing MVKIILYGMILVIISSLVLPTYAETIRISAGSANPRCQENNECFIPYHIEINKGSSATWINGDYASHTVTSGTAQNGTDGKFFSERIRAGGVFFHVFTTPGNFEYFCTIYPWMNGVITVKDSTDTKSSAENAGIQLLKNKKDSVIAKTPDTSENKTSIEPTKFLMNVDDKKIMLNYNITEGSIRDIYPDTKSLIIKIDTTKQGMLSITLPRDIIDAKLGDMDDSFYVLVDEEEVDFDEIATPIERTISVEFTENTEEIEIIGTFVIPEFGLVVLAVLLIGVISVIAISRSKIFVILQPRHIISL from the coding sequence ATGGTAAAGATAATACTTTATGGAATGATATTAGTCATAATTTCATCATTAGTTCTTCCCACATATGCTGAAACAATACGAATATCTGCAGGTTCAGCAAATCCCAGATGCCAAGAAAATAACGAATGTTTCATCCCATATCATATAGAGATTAACAAAGGGTCTAGTGCAACATGGATAAATGGAGATTATGCATCACATACAGTGACTAGTGGAACTGCTCAAAACGGAACTGATGGAAAATTCTTTTCGGAGAGAATAAGAGCAGGCGGAGTATTTTTCCATGTATTTACAACACCAGGTAATTTTGAGTATTTTTGCACCATTTATCCATGGATGAATGGAGTCATAACAGTAAAGGACAGCACAGATACGAAAAGTTCTGCAGAAAATGCAGGCATACAACTCTTGAAAAACAAGAAGGATAGTGTTATTGCAAAAACTCCAGATACATCTGAAAACAAGACAAGTATTGAGCCAACTAAATTTTTGATGAATGTTGATGATAAGAAAATAATGCTAAACTATAACATAACAGAAGGCAGTATACGTGACATTTATCCAGATACAAAATCGCTAATCATCAAGATAGATACAACTAAACAGGGAATGCTCTCAATTACTTTACCACGCGACATAATTGACGCAAAATTAGGAGATATGGATGATTCTTTTTATGTTTTAGTTGATGAAGAGGAAGTTGATTTTGACGAAATTGCTACACCCATAGAGAGAACCATATCGGTAGAATTTACAGAAAATACAGAAGAGATTGAAATTATTGGTACCTTTGTCATACCAGAGTTTGGGCTAGTTGTATTAGCTGTATTGTTGATTGGAGTTATCTCAGTAATCGCAATATCAAGATCCAAGATATTTGTCATTTTACAACCAAGACATATTATTTCTTTATGA